A part of Mesoplodon densirostris isolate mMesDen1 chromosome 10, mMesDen1 primary haplotype, whole genome shotgun sequence genomic DNA contains:
- the LOC132497368 gene encoding histone H2A type 1, with the protein MSGRGKQGGKARAKAKTRSSRAGLQFPVGRVHRLLRKGNYAERVGAGAPVYLAAVLEYLTAEILELAGNAARDNKKTRIIPRHLQLAIRNDEELNKLLGKVTIAQGGVLPNIQAVLLPKKTESHHKAKGK; encoded by the coding sequence ATGTCCGGGCGAGGCAAACAAGGCGGCAAGGCTCGCGCCAAGGCTAAGACTCGGTCTTCGCGGGCCGGCCTCCAGTTTCCCGTGGGCCGAGTGCACCGCCTTCTCCGCAAGGGCAACTACGCCGAGCGGGTCGGGGCCGGCGCGCCGGTGTACCTGGCGGCGGTGCTGGAGTACCTGACGGCCGAGATCCTGGAGCTGGCGGGCAACGCGGCCCGCGACAACAAGAAGACGCGTATCATCCCGCGCCACTTGCAGCTGGCCATCCGCAATGACGAGGAGCTCAACAAGCTGCTGGGTAAAGTCACCATTGCGCAGGGTGGGGTCCTGCCCAACATCCAGGCTGTGTTGCTGCCCAAGAAGACTGAGAGCCACCACAAGGCCAAAGGCAAATAG
- the LOC132497845 gene encoding histone H4, protein MSGRGKGGKGLGKGGAKRHRKVLRDNIQGITKPAIRRLARRGGVKRISGLIYEETRGVLKVFLENVIRDAVTYTEHAKRKTVTAMDVVYALKRQGRTLYGFGG, encoded by the coding sequence ATGTCGGGTCGTGGGAAAGGCGGGAAGGGTCTCGGGAAAGGGGGCGCCAAGCGCCACCGCAAGGTGCTGCGCGATAACATCCAGGGCATCACCAAGCCCGCTATTCGGCGTTTGGCCCGGCGTGGTGGCGTGAAGCGTATATCTGGCCTCATCTACGAGGAGACTCGCGGGGTGCTGAAGGTGTTCCTGGAGAACGTGATTCGGGACGCTGTCACTTACACTGAGCACGCCAAGCGCAAGACCGTCACCGCCATGGACGTGGTCTACGCGCTCAAGCGCCAGGGACGCACCCTTTATGGCTTTGGCGGCTGA
- the LOC132497358 gene encoding histone H3.1: protein MARTKQTARKSTGGKAPRKQLATKAARKSAPATGGVKKPHRYRPGTVALREIRRYQKSTELLIRKLPFQRLVREIAQDFKTDLRFQSSAVMALQEACEAYLVGLFEDTNLCAIHAKRVTIMPKDIQLARRIRGERA from the coding sequence ATGGCTCGCACTAAGCAGACCGCTCGCAAGTCTACTGGTGGCAAGGCGCCGCGCAAACAGTTGGCTACCAAGGCGGCTCGGAAGAGCGCGCCGGCCACGGGCGGTGTGAAGAAGCCGCACCGCTACCGGCCCGGCACGGTGGCCCTGCGCGAGATCCGCCGCTACCAGAAGTCCACGGAGCTGCTGATCCGCAAGCTCCCGTTCCAGCGGTTGGTGCGCGAGATCGCGCAGGACTTCAAGACCGACCTGCGCTTCCAGAGCTCGGCCGTGATGGCGCTGCAGGAGGCGTGTGAGGCCTACCTGGTGGGGCTCTTCGAGGACACCAACCTGTGTGCCATCCACGCCAAGCGCGTCACCATCATGCCCAAGGACATCCAGCTTGCCCGCCGCATCCGCGGGGAGAGGGCGTGA
- the LOC132497373 gene encoding histone H2A type 1-H, with protein MSGRGKQGGKARAKAKTRSSRAGLQFPVGRVHRLLRKGNYAERVGAGAPVYLAAVLEYLTAEILELAGNAARDNKKTRIIPRHLQLAIRNDEELNKLLGKVTIAQGGVLPNIQAVLLPKKTESHHKAK; from the coding sequence ATGTCCGGGCGAGGCAAACAAGGCGGCAAGGCTCGCGCCAAGGCTAAGACTCGGTCTTCGCGGGCCGGCCTCCAGTTTCCCGTGGGCCGAGTGCACCGCCTTCTCCGCAAGGGCAACTACGCCGAGCGGGTCGGGGCCGGCGCGCCGGTGTACCTGGCGGCGGTGCTGGAGTACCTGACGGCCGAGATCCTGGAGCTGGCGGGCAACGCGGCCCGCGACAACAAGAAGACGCGTATCATCCCGCGCCACCTGCAGCTGGCCATCCGCAACGATGAGGAGCTCAATAAGCTGCTGGGTAAAGTCACCATCGCTCAGGGCGGCGTCTTGCCCAACATCCAGGCCGTGTTGCTGCCCAAGAAGACTGAGAGCCACCATAAGGCCAAGTAG
- the LOC132497387 gene encoding histone H2B type 1-C/E/F/G/I: MPEPAKSAPAPKKGSKKAVTKAQKKDGKKRKRSRKESYSVYVYKVLKQVHPDTGISSKAMGIMNSFVNDIFERIAGEASRLAHYNKRSTITSREIQTAVRLLLPGELAKHAVSEGTKAVTKYTSSK, encoded by the coding sequence ATGCCTGAGCCTGCCAAGTCCGCTCCTGCCCCGAAGAAGGGCTCCAAGAAGGCGGTGACCAAGGCCCAGAAAAAAGATGGTAAAAAGCGCAAGCGCAGCCGCAAAGAAAGCTACTCGGTGTACGTGTACAAGGTGCTGAAGCAGGTCCACCCGGACACTGGTATCTCGTCTAAAGCCATGGGCATCATGAATTCGTTCGTTAACGACATTTTCGAGCGCATCGCGGGCGAGGCGTCGCGCTTGGCGCATTACAACAAGCGCTCGACCATCACCTCCAGGGAGATCCAGACGGCCGTACGCCTGCTGCTGCCCGGCGAGCTGGCCAAGCACGCCGTGTCTGAGGGCACCAAGGCTGTCACCAAGTACACCAGCTCCAAGTGA